A genomic segment from Brevundimonas sp. SORGH_AS_0993 encodes:
- the thrC gene encoding threonine synthase, whose amino-acid sequence MSTSSARYVSTRGHSPETDFSDALLRGLAPDGGLYMPTAWPTLSPQAWTREADYKAIGLQTIAPFIGDALPEGALARAVDRVVAGFGHPLVTPLVELEPGLFLLELFHGPTAAFKDLAMQLVAALTDEALTASGQRLTILTATSGDTGAAAVRAFAGARSVDLVVLHPLDRVSPVQRKQMTTVQADNVLNLAVRGDFDDCQRLVKGLLSDPSLRERGRLSSVNSINWARLAGQIPYYVSATAQLGHAATFVVPTGNFGDAFAGIAATRMGLPSNGFVAAVNQNDALARALNDGLYSRRPAVESGSVSMDVQAPSNFERLVFEATGRDAEATRAVFETFARDGAVVFDPALLNALRAEVSAVSIDEDETRAEIAHAHQTWGRVVCPHTAVALAVARRQDRAKGPVVALSTAHPSKFGGFVSEVLGFEPAPAPVIAALGDQPERLRIVDGTMEAALDAVTAFSDRH is encoded by the coding sequence ATGAGCACCTCCAGCGCCCGCTACGTCTCCACCCGGGGCCATTCCCCCGAAACCGATTTCTCAGACGCCCTGCTGCGCGGCCTGGCCCCGGACGGCGGCCTCTATATGCCGACCGCCTGGCCGACCCTGTCGCCCCAGGCCTGGACCAGAGAAGCCGACTACAAGGCCATCGGCCTTCAGACCATCGCCCCCTTCATCGGCGACGCCCTGCCCGAGGGCGCCCTGGCGCGCGCCGTGGACCGGGTGGTCGCCGGTTTCGGCCACCCGCTGGTCACGCCCCTGGTCGAGCTGGAGCCCGGCCTGTTCTTGCTGGAGCTGTTTCACGGCCCGACGGCGGCCTTCAAGGATCTGGCCATGCAGCTGGTCGCCGCCCTGACGGACGAGGCCCTGACCGCCTCGGGCCAGCGGCTGACCATATTGACCGCCACGTCGGGCGACACCGGCGCCGCCGCCGTGCGGGCCTTCGCCGGCGCCCGTTCGGTCGATCTTGTGGTGCTGCATCCGCTGGACCGCGTGTCGCCCGTGCAGCGCAAGCAGATGACCACGGTTCAGGCGGACAATGTCCTGAACCTGGCCGTGCGCGGCGATTTCGACGACTGTCAGCGGCTGGTGAAGGGCCTGCTGTCCGACCCGTCCTTGCGCGAACGCGGCCGCCTGTCCTCGGTCAATTCGATCAACTGGGCGCGGCTAGCGGGCCAGATCCCCTACTATGTCTCGGCGACCGCCCAGTTGGGCCACGCGGCCACCTTCGTCGTGCCGACGGGCAACTTCGGCGACGCCTTCGCCGGTATCGCCGCGACGCGCATGGGCCTGCCGTCAAACGGATTCGTCGCGGCGGTGAACCAGAACGACGCCCTGGCCCGGGCGCTGAACGACGGGCTTTATTCGCGGCGTCCTGCGGTCGAAAGCGGCAGCGTCTCCATGGACGTCCAGGCGCCCTCCAACTTCGAGCGTCTGGTGTTCGAGGCGACCGGCCGAGACGCCGAGGCCACGCGCGCGGTGTTCGAAACCTTCGCCCGCGACGGCGCCGTCGTCTTCGATCCCGCCCTGCTGAACGCCCTTCGCGCCGAGGTCTCCGCCGTCTCCATCGACGAGGACGAGACCCGCGCCGAGATCGCCCACGCCCACCAGACCTGGGGCCGGGTCGTCTGTCCGCATACCGCCGTGGCCCTGGCCGTCGCCCGTCGTCAGGACCGCGCCAAGGGGCCGGTCGTGGCCCTATCGACAGCCCACCCCTCCAAGTTCGGCGGCTTCGTTTCCGAGGTGCTGGGCTTCGAGCCCGCCCCCGCGCCTGTCATCGCCGCCCTGGGCGATCAGCCCGAGCGGTTGAGGATCGTCGACGGTACGATGGAGGCCGCACTGGACGCCGTGACGGCCTTTTCAGACCGCCACTGA
- a CDS encoding CsbD family protein: MTDESINGAASQAQGKVQKGLGKLVGDQKLQVEGAYNDAKGRSLETFGKAMDAVDRLVEKAPADYRDKARTVAAEARKRPLLTTLSVAGVGLLLLRTLTGGGRR; encoded by the coding sequence ATGACCGACGAATCGATCAACGGCGCCGCCTCCCAGGCGCAGGGCAAGGTGCAGAAGGGCCTTGGCAAGCTGGTCGGCGACCAGAAGCTGCAGGTCGAAGGCGCCTATAACGACGCCAAGGGCCGCTCGCTGGAGACCTTCGGCAAGGCGATGGACGCCGTGGATCGTCTGGTCGAAAAGGCGCCCGCCGACTATCGCGACAAGGCCCGCACCGTGGCGGCCGAGGCGCGCAAGCGTCCCCTGCTGACCACCCTGTCGGTGGCGGGGGTGGGTCTGTTGCTTTTGCGCACCCTCACGGGCGGCGGGCGTCGCTAA
- a CDS encoding homoserine kinase — MAVFTPVSLDQAHAFLAAYDLGQVRELAPIAEGVENTNYRLETTAGRFVLTLFEGRTDAASLPFCLGLTAHLAARGFPCPTPMPDRAGGWLGRLNDRATAVIEWKAGAWLRDPTEADQAAAGAVLAQLHLAAVDYAGRRVNPVGPAAWRRLADRCAAGASGQDRVLLDQAEDGLKRLDDPFTDDLPVGAVHADFFPDNVLFQDGAVSGVIDFYFGCTGPLAYDLAIALSAWGFDAEGRAIPSALAAFQRGYETVRPLTSAERAALPRLGEAAALRFTLTRLHDRIFHDPSKLVTPKDPSVFLRRLDHWRALEAV; from the coding sequence ATGGCCGTCTTCACCCCCGTCTCCCTCGATCAGGCGCACGCCTTTCTCGCCGCCTACGACCTGGGGCAGGTGCGCGAACTGGCGCCCATCGCCGAGGGGGTGGAGAACACCAACTATCGGCTGGAGACGACGGCCGGGCGCTTCGTCCTGACCCTGTTCGAGGGACGCACGGACGCCGCCTCACTGCCGTTCTGCCTGGGATTGACGGCCCATCTGGCGGCGCGCGGATTTCCCTGCCCGACACCCATGCCGGATCGGGCCGGCGGCTGGCTGGGACGGTTGAACGACCGGGCGACGGCGGTGATCGAATGGAAGGCCGGCGCCTGGCTGCGCGACCCGACCGAGGCGGATCAGGCGGCTGCGGGCGCGGTGCTGGCGCAACTGCATCTGGCGGCGGTCGACTATGCTGGGCGGAGGGTCAATCCGGTCGGCCCGGCGGCATGGCGGCGGTTGGCGGATCGCTGCGCGGCGGGCGCTTCGGGCCAGGACCGGGTCCTGCTGGACCAGGCCGAAGACGGGCTGAAGCGGCTTGACGATCCGTTTACGGACGATCTGCCGGTCGGCGCCGTCCACGCCGATTTTTTTCCCGACAATGTGCTGTTCCAGGACGGCGCCGTCTCGGGGGTGATCGACTTCTATTTCGGCTGCACCGGCCCCCTGGCCTACGACCTGGCCATCGCCCTGTCGGCCTGGGGTTTCGACGCCGAGGGGCGAGCGATCCCGTCCGCCCTGGCCGCCTTTCAGCGCGGATATGAGACGGTGCGGCCCCTGACATCGGCCGAGCGCGCGGCCCTGCCGCGACTGGGCGAGGCGGCGGCCCTGCGCTTCACCCTGACGCGCCTGCACGATCGCATCTTCCACGATCCGTCCAAACTGGTCACGCCCAAGGACCCGTCCGTCTTCCTTCGGCGCCTGGACCACTGGCGCGCACTGGAGGCGGTCTGA
- a CDS encoding homoserine dehydrogenase, with protein MSASLAVVEKSEPRLADQPAAEVVVLKFGSSILRSPAEAPLVASAVYGHVRAGRKVVAVVSAFAGQTDRLLAEARSLGLAHSNDLLPGYVALGEEKSAALVAVACDRIGLDACALSVRELGIVAEGEPEHSRPCGLRPDHLKQALDRHEVVVVPGFGAVRPDGRVALLGRGGSDLTAVFLAAELGLKKVRLVKDVDGLYDHDPNDRTAPALRYRRASWDVARKLGGALVQHDAIDLGQSRGVEIEVAALDRADGTVIGEKSAPPGPAPALPPLKVAVAGCGVVGGGVLARLLGDARYAVVGVLVRNPDKARDIDCPGGLFTASAETLLSRKPDIVLEALSEGEAGHALIRAALEAGCDVASANKQAVSRDPAGLQALAQAKGRRIFWSASVGGGAPMVETVRAARAAGEVVGFEAVLNGTVNFMLERLGDGAAFNEALADARAAGFAEEDPSADLEGLDAAAKVRLLCHEAFGREPDCEVSRDALTPATSVEGGVRQIGAARLRDGLIQPSVALTADHGDPLFSSLRGEGNALKVYGVDGRVWRCRGRGAGRWATTESIMADLAEIVRARRADAGLN; from the coding sequence ATGTCCGCCTCCCTCGCCGTCGTAGAGAAATCCGAGCCCCGGCTCGCCGACCAGCCCGCCGCCGAGGTGGTGGTGCTGAAGTTCGGCTCGTCGATCCTGCGCAGCCCGGCCGAGGCCCCGCTGGTCGCCTCGGCCGTCTATGGCCATGTGCGTGCGGGGCGGAAGGTGGTGGCGGTGGTCTCGGCCTTCGCGGGTCAGACGGACCGACTGCTGGCCGAGGCGCGGTCGCTGGGCCTGGCCCATTCCAACGACCTTCTGCCCGGCTATGTCGCCCTGGGCGAGGAGAAGTCGGCCGCCCTGGTGGCGGTGGCCTGCGATCGGATCGGCCTGGACGCCTGCGCCCTGTCGGTGCGGGAACTGGGCATCGTGGCCGAGGGCGAGCCCGAACATTCGCGCCCCTGCGGCCTGCGTCCCGACCATCTGAAACAGGCGCTGGATCGGCACGAGGTCGTGGTGGTCCCCGGCTTCGGCGCGGTGCGGCCCGACGGGCGGGTGGCGCTGTTGGGACGCGGCGGATCGGACCTGACGGCGGTGTTCCTGGCGGCCGAGCTGGGCTTGAAGAAGGTGCGGCTGGTCAAGGATGTGGACGGTCTCTACGACCACGATCCCAACGACCGGACGGCCCCGGCCCTGCGCTATCGCCGCGCCTCCTGGGACGTGGCGCGCAAGCTGGGCGGCGCCCTGGTGCAGCACGACGCCATCGACCTGGGCCAGAGCCGCGGCGTGGAGATCGAGGTCGCGGCTCTGGACCGCGCCGACGGCACGGTGATCGGCGAAAAATCGGCGCCCCCCGGACCGGCCCCGGCCTTGCCGCCGCTGAAGGTTGCGGTCGCGGGCTGCGGCGTGGTGGGCGGCGGGGTTCTGGCCCGTCTGCTGGGCGACGCCCGCTACGCGGTGGTGGGGGTTCTGGTCCGCAATCCCGACAAGGCGCGCGACATCGACTGTCCGGGCGGCCTGTTCACCGCCAGCGCCGAGACCCTTTTGTCCCGCAAACCCGACATCGTGCTGGAAGCCCTGTCCGAGGGCGAGGCCGGTCACGCCCTGATCCGCGCGGCGCTAGAGGCCGGTTGCGATGTGGCCAGCGCCAACAAACAGGCGGTCAGCCGCGATCCCGCCGGCCTTCAGGCCCTGGCCCAGGCCAAGGGGCGGCGCATCTTCTGGTCGGCCTCGGTCGGCGGGGGCGCGCCCATGGTCGAAACGGTCCGGGCCGCCCGCGCCGCCGGCGAAGTCGTCGGCTTCGAGGCGGTGCTGAACGGCACGGTCAACTTCATGCTGGAACGGCTGGGCGATGGCGCGGCCTTCAACGAAGCTCTGGCCGACGCCCGCGCGGCGGGCTTCGCCGAGGAGGATCCGTCGGCGGACCTGGAAGGGCTGGACGCGGCGGCCAAGGTGCGGCTGCTGTGCCACGAAGCCTTCGGACGCGAGCCCGACTGCGAGGTCTCGCGCGACGCCCTGACCCCGGCGACCTCCGTGGAAGGCGGGGTGCGCCAGATCGGCGCCGCCCGTCTGAGGGACGGCCTGATCCAGCCCTCGGTCGCCCTGACGGCGGACCACGGCGACCCCCTGTTCTCCAGCCTGCGCGGAGAGGGCAATGCGTTGAAGGTCTATGGCGTCGATGGCCGGGTGTGGCGGTGCCGGGGGCGCGGCGCCGGCCGCTGGGCCACGACCGAGAGCATCATGGCCGACCTGGCCGAGATCGTGCGCGCGCGCCGCGCCGACGCGGGTTTGAACTGA
- a CDS encoding homoserine O-succinyltransferase, whose protein sequence is MTLDETALLEEPDCRTATAETFAPTPTRDRGGARDIIVPIPADFRLTSGEQLKQPNVAGRLHGRAGAPLVVVAGGISAGRFVHRTETNGLGWWSGAVSVRGPIDLSRFQVLAVDFAPGAEFLDAPVTITTHDQARLLALVLNHLKVERVAAFVGCSYGGMVALAFGELYPEWADQLIVVSAAHRAHPQATAWRGIQRRILQFAVAAGRPEEGVALARELAMTTYRTAEEFHDRFETTPPQAVGGPYPVCDYLTARGQAYRTHTTPARWLSMSDSLDRHTVTPEAISTPVTLIGFTSDRLVPIDDIRELAARLPTLWRFVEAPSLYGHDAFLKEDAFVGDILRAAFKDIKA, encoded by the coding sequence ATGACCCTGGACGAAACCGCCCTGCTTGAAGAGCCCGACTGTCGCACCGCGACAGCCGAAACCTTTGCGCCGACGCCGACGCGCGACCGCGGCGGCGCCCGCGACATCATCGTTCCCATTCCCGCCGACTTCCGCCTGACCTCGGGCGAACAGCTGAAACAACCCAATGTGGCGGGCCGTCTGCACGGCCGCGCGGGCGCGCCCCTGGTCGTGGTCGCCGGCGGCATTTCGGCCGGCCGTTTCGTCCACCGCACCGAGACGAACGGCCTGGGCTGGTGGTCGGGCGCCGTGTCGGTGCGCGGCCCCATCGACCTGAGCCGGTTTCAGGTCCTGGCCGTCGATTTCGCGCCGGGAGCGGAATTCCTGGACGCCCCCGTCACCATCACCACCCACGACCAGGCGCGCCTTCTGGCCCTGGTGCTGAACCATCTGAAGGTCGAGCGCGTCGCCGCCTTCGTGGGCTGCTCCTATGGCGGCATGGTCGCCCTGGCCTTCGGCGAGCTTTACCCCGAATGGGCCGATCAGCTGATCGTGGTCTCCGCCGCCCACCGCGCCCATCCGCAAGCCACGGCCTGGCGCGGCATCCAGCGCCGCATCCTGCAGTTCGCCGTGGCCGCCGGCCGACCGGAGGAGGGCGTCGCCCTGGCCCGCGAACTGGCCATGACCACCTATCGCACGGCCGAAGAATTCCACGACCGCTTCGAGACCACGCCGCCCCAGGCCGTCGGCGGCCCCTATCCCGTCTGCGACTATCTGACGGCGCGGGGCCAAGCGTATCGCACCCACACCACCCCGGCGCGCTGGCTGTCGATGTCCGATTCCCTGGATCGCCACACCGTGACGCCGGAAGCCATTTCCACCCCCGTCACCCTGATCGGCTTCACCTCCGACCGGCTGGTGCCGATCGACGATATCCGCGAACTGGCCGCGCGGCTGCCGACCCTGTGGCGCTTCGTCGAGGCGCCCTCCCTCTATGGCCACGACGCCTTTCTGAAGGAGGACGCCTTCGTCGGCGACATCCTCCGCGCCGCCTTCAAGGATATCAAAGCATGA
- the metB gene encoding cystathionine gamma-synthase yields MTRRPADPHTIAARTGVDSDTAHGAVMPPLYLSSNYSFAGFDQKRKYDYSRSGNPTRDVLAETLAELEGGAGAVITATGMAAVDLPLALLEPGDLLIAPHDCYGGTCRLLNARAKKGHFELLLVDQGDPEALEQALALKPKLVLVETPSNPLLRLVDVADICTRAHAAGAKVVCDNTFLSPALQNPIKLGADFVVHSTTKFINGHSDVVGGAVVSADAEDHQTLAWWANCTGVTGSPFDAYLTLRGVRTLFARIERQQATAGRIAERLAAHPAVRAVHYPGLKSHPNHALVEAQQNGPGAMLSFELDGGVEAVRALVEALEIFTLAESLGGVESLIAHPATMTHAAMTPEQRATASIGDGLVRLSVGLEHVEDLIADLFPALDALAPVQAEAA; encoded by the coding sequence ATGACCCGTCGCCCCGCTGATCCGCACACCATCGCCGCCCGCACGGGCGTGGATTCGGACACGGCCCACGGCGCGGTCATGCCGCCGCTGTATCTGTCGTCCAACTATTCCTTCGCCGGCTTCGACCAGAAGCGGAAATACGACTACAGCCGCTCGGGCAACCCGACCCGCGACGTCCTGGCCGAGACCTTGGCCGAGCTGGAGGGCGGCGCGGGCGCCGTGATCACCGCCACCGGCATGGCGGCCGTCGATCTTCCGCTGGCCCTGCTGGAGCCCGGCGACCTGCTGATCGCCCCGCACGACTGTTACGGCGGCACCTGCCGCCTGCTGAACGCCCGCGCGAAGAAGGGGCATTTCGAACTGCTGCTGGTCGATCAGGGCGATCCGGAAGCGCTGGAACAGGCCCTGGCGCTCAAGCCGAAGCTGGTTCTGGTCGAGACGCCGTCCAACCCGCTGCTGCGCCTCGTGGACGTGGCCGACATATGCACCCGCGCCCATGCGGCCGGCGCCAAGGTGGTGTGCGACAACACCTTCCTGTCGCCCGCCCTTCAGAACCCGATCAAGCTGGGCGCCGACTTCGTGGTCCATTCCACGACCAAATTCATCAACGGCCATTCCGACGTTGTCGGCGGTGCGGTGGTTTCGGCCGACGCCGAGGATCACCAGACCCTGGCGTGGTGGGCCAACTGCACCGGCGTGACCGGCTCGCCCTTCGACGCCTATCTGACTCTGCGCGGGGTTCGCACCCTGTTCGCCCGGATCGAGCGGCAGCAGGCAACCGCCGGCCGCATCGCCGAACGCTTGGCCGCTCATCCGGCCGTGCGCGCCGTCCACTATCCGGGGCTGAAGTCGCACCCGAACCACGCCCTGGTCGAGGCCCAGCAGAACGGCCCCGGCGCCATGCTCAGCTTCGAACTGGACGGCGGGGTCGAGGCCGTGCGCGCCCTGGTCGAGGCGCTGGAGATCTTCACCCTGGCCGAATCGCTGGGCGGGGTCGAAAGCCTGATCGCCCACCCCGCCACCATGACCCACGCCGCCATGACGCCCGAACAGCGCGCGACGGCCAGCATCGGCGACGGGCTGGTGCGGCTGTCGGTCGGGCTGGAACATGTGGAGGATCTGATCGCCGACCTGTTCCCGGCGTTGGACGCCCTG